GACCGATGCGGAAAGATAAAATCGGCTTCATGTTTGGAGATCTGCATCACCCCGGCGACGAACATGAAGAATATTTTAGATTCGCTTCAGGCTGGCCATACGTGCGAAGGATACGATCCAATCAGTCAGTGACAGCCTTCTATTTCAGCGGAGATGAAATGATGCAATTACCCTTACCGATCTGCGAGCATGCGGCGATAGCCGAACCGCAACGCTATCGCTCGCTGACCGAGTTCGAGCGCCAGTGGCGCGAGTGGGATCAGCCCGATTCGTATCTGCGGATTGCAATCGTGGTGGCCTTGGAGGAGCATTTTTCGTGGCCTCTTTCCGAAGCGATTCGTCGAAAGTATCGTGGTTTGCAGTTGACGATTGTGACGAAGACGCCGCGGTTGCCTGGCCTGGAAAGTCGCGGTGATTTGGCGCTGCATTGCGTTTCGCTCGGCTGGCAGCGCATTCAATTCTCGCAGAATTGGGAGGAAGCGCTGGAGCAGCAGCGAGACCGTTTGAATGGCCAGTGGATGCATGAGACGTTGATCCCTTTCGATTGGTCGCCGCAGAGACAACAAACGCCGAGTTGTCGTTGAGAATTGCCAGGCTTTGACTTTCTGTTCTGATTCAAACAAACTAGACAATTCCCGTTCCCCCCCATTCCCTCCTTCGCCTGCCAGGATTTCCTATGTCGTTTGTCGATCGTCGTCGTTTCTTGCAATCATCGCTGGGAGGAATTTCTGCTGTCGCGTTAGGAGGCGGCTTGCAGGCGGACGATTCTGCTTCGCCGGAAGGGGGCGCTCCGATAGCGCCGCATGATTCGCTCTTTCTTACTTGGCGACAAGACCCGACGACAACGATGGTCATTCAATGGATCGGCAAGTCGGACGACGCAACCCAGATTGCTTACGCACCGTTGAAAGACGGAATGTGGAGAACGGCGCCGGTCATCGCAAAGCCGTTTCCAGATACCGACCGCTATGTGCTGCGATGCGAACTGGTAGGACTGACGCCGGGAAGCGAATACAAGTTTTTGGTCGGTGATGCGAAACAACGGTATCGCTTTCGAACGATGCCGGCCAAAGCGACCAAGGAGTTCTGTTTCGTCTCGGGCGGGGACGCCGGCACCGGCAGGCATGCCGTCAACTCGAATCGAGTCGCGGCGAATCAGGATCCTTATTTCGTGCTGATCGGCGGCGACCTAGCGTACGACAACGGCGCTTCGCCAAAGACGTTTCTAAAGTTCCTGCAAAACTACAGCAGCACAATGGTCGACTCGGCAGGTCGTCTGATCCCGATGGTTAGTTGCATCGGCAACCACGAAGTCCAGGGGCACTTTGGCGCGCGTCGCGATCAAGCGGGTAGCTACCTTTCGGTCTTCGATGCGTTTTATCAAGACGTGACTTATGGGACGCTCGATTTCGGCGATTATTTAAGTTTAGTGATGCTCGATACTGGACACATCGCCGATATTCAAGGAGAGCAGACCGATTGGCTTGAGAAGACGCTCACCGCACGTGCTGAGATTCCACACTTGTTTGGGGTCAACCATGTCCCCTGCTATCCTTCCTACCGCAATCCGGAAGGCAAAGATGAGAAGCTGGGAATTGGCGAAGAGCAACGCAAGCTTTGGTGTCCGCTGTTCGAGAAACATAAAGTCGACGTCGTGCTGGAGCATCATGACCATACGTTCAAACGAACCCATCCGCTGACCGATGGCCGCATCGATGCGAATGGCGTCCATTATCTGGGAGATGGTTCTTGGGGCCAATTGCGAGCACCCAAGCGACCCGAAGAACGTCCCTATTTGGCGAAAGTCAGCCAAGCGTACCACGTGACAGTCCACCGGCTCGAAGGGGATCGCCGCTTCCATGTGGCGATGGAAGATACCGGCAAGATTGCGGACGTGGTGACCACGGTCAGCAAACGAGCGTCAAAACGAGGATAATGGTTCGCCGCAGCAGACTTTTTCGGTCGAGCCGGGGCAGACCGTAATGCACGAGTTCCCCGCTACGCTGCACGCTTATTGGCTGAGAACGGCCGCAGATCGACCGACGACCGTCTCGGCGCAGCTAGCGTTCGAATATTTTTTTGCCGTAGCGGGGGGAAGTGGACTTCCCGCCGGAGCGCTTCGCGGTAAAAATTCGCGCATATGGCAAAATCGCTCCATCTCGATATTCTCCCTCAGCCCGACGAAACAACCTGCGGACCCACCTGCCTGCATGCGGTCTTTCGCTACTTTGATGACGAGCTGCCGCTGGCGCAAGTCATCCGCGAGACGCCGAAGCTAGAGGAGGGGGGAACGCTGGCAGTTTTGCTCGGCTGCCATGCGCTGCGCAAGGGGTACAAAGCGACGATCTACACTTACAATCTGACGGTGTTTGACCCGTCCTGGTTCTATCCTCCGACCGAACCGCTGGAGTCGGAAGAGGAACTCGCCGCGTTTCATAAGCGGCGGCTCATCGAGCGACTGCATGCCCAGTTGTTGGTGAAAGCCGATCCGAAGCTCCATACCGCCAGCCGCGCCTATATCCAGTTTCTGGAGCTAGGCGGCGTGATTGCGATGGAGGATTTAAAAGCCTCCTTGGTGCGCCGGTTCTTGAAACGCGATTTGCCGATTTTGACCGGGCTGAGCGCTACTTACTTGTATGGCACTCCCCGCGAATTCGGCGACGACTGCAAACCGGACGACGTACGCGGCTACGCCGTGGGGCACTTCGTCGTCTTGCATGGCTATGATAAAGAGGCCGGAACAGTCAGCGTGGCTGATCCCTATCTGCCCAATCCGCTGGGAGAGGAACATCACTACGATGTGAAAATCGATCGGTTACTTTGTGCAATCATGCTCGGCGTCTTGACGTATGACGCCAATCTTTTGGTGATCGAACCCTGCTGACCAACTCGTACAGCAACCGCCCCGTTACCACCGATATTCCATCTCTGTTTGCAGCGCTCCGATGCGCTGTCGCGCTCCGCGGCGAAATCGCGGCAAGGGAGTGCTATTTCGCGATGTCCGTTCTGATTGTCACTAACACGCCAGATGACTGGCCTGCCGAAATTGAAAATGTGCAAGTCGTCGCCGCCAACGACTATCTGACCGATTCCAAATTCAGCGAGTTGCGCGGCGTCAAAGTTTTTAATCTTTGTCGATCGTACAAATATCAGACGATCGGATACTACGTCTCGCTGCTGGCCGAAGCGCGAGGGCACAAGCCGTTGCCCAGCGTCACCGCCGTCCAAGATTTGAAGACGCACGCGATCGTGCGCCTGGCCTCTTCCGACCTGGAAAAGCTGATCGAGAAATCGCTGGCGCCGATCAAGTCCGAAAAGTTTGAGTTGAGCGTCTACTTTGGGCGGAACATGGCTCACCGCTATGATCGACTTTGCACGCACCTCTTTAACCAGTTTCAAACTCCGCTGCTCCGGGCCAGTTTTGCTCGCGACAAAAACGGCTGGCAGTTGAAGTCGATCAACGCGATCTCCACCAACGACGTGCCTGATCCGCATTGGGACTTTGTGCTGGAAGCGGCGCAGCATCACTTCGCCGGTCGCGGCGGCAGCGTCAAAAAGCGGGCCCGCGCTCGCTTTGATATGGCGATCCTGCACAACCCGGACGACGCTGACAAGCCGTCGAACGAAAAAGCGCTCGCCAAGTTTATCAAAGCGGCCGAAGCGCAAGGCATTCACGCCGAAATGATCACCCGCGACGACTATGGCAGCATCGGCGAATTTGACGCGCTCTTCATCCGCGAAACGACCCAGGTCAATCACCACACCTATCGCTTCTCGCGCCGCGCCGCCGGCGAAGGCCTGGTCGTGATCGACGATCCGCAGTCGATCGTGCGCTGCACCAATAAGGTGTTCTTGGCCGAGATCTTGGCGCGTCACAAAGTCGCGACGCCAAAAACGTTGGTTGTGCAGGCCGAAACGGCCGATCAGATCGCGCCGCAGCTGGGCTTTCCCTGCGTGCTGAAAGAGCCGGACAGCGCCTTCTCACGCGGCGTGGTGAAGGTAAAAAACGAAGCGGAGCTGGGAGCAAAGCTGAAAGAGTTCTTCGAACATTCCGACTTGATCATCGCCCAAGAGTTTCTGCCGACGACGTTTGACTGGCGCATCGGAATCATCGATCGTCAGCCGATCTACGCCGCCAAGTATTTCATGGCGACCGGTCACTGGCAGATCATCCAGCAGAAGGAAGGTAAGACCCGCTACGGCAAGTCGGAAACGATCCCGATCGAGCTGGCGCCGCGCAAAGCGGTGCAGGTGGCGCTGAAAGCGGCCAACCTGATCGGTGACGGTTTGTACGGCGTTGACGTGAAAGAGTCGAATGGCCATTTCAGCGTGATCGAAGTGAACGATAACCCCAACCTCGACGCCGGCTATGAAGACGCGATCCTGAAAGACGAACTCTATCGGCGCATCATCAGCGTCTTTCTGCGGCGGATCGAACAGCGCAAAGCAGGTTTGTCGTAAACATAAAACACCAATCAATCGTAGGTCAGGCCTTGGCCTGACAAGCTTTCTATACGTATCGATTCCCATTTCGCATCCCGCTGCTAGACAGCCAAGCAGTGGCCCCCAAGTTTTTTCCATTTCGGTTTTACCATGAGCGATCCGCTTCATCTGTTTGACGCTTACGGCGTAGAGCTTGAGTACATGATCGTCGACGCTCAATCGTTCGACGTTCGCCCGATCGCAGACTTGCTGCTTGAAAAAGCGGCTGGCGAGATCATCTCGGAAGTCGAACTGGGAGAGCTCGCCTGGTCGAACGAACTGGCGCTGCATGTCATCGAGTTGAAGACGAACGGGCCCGCCGCGTCGCTCGACCCGCTGACCGATTACTTTCAACGGCATGTCACGCAGGCAAACGAGTATCTCTCGTCGCTGGGCGCACGACTGTTGCCGACGGCGATGCATCCCTGGATGGATCCGCACACGGTGCAACTGTGGCCGCACGACTACAACCCGATCTATCAGGCCTACAATCGCATTTTTGATTGTCGTGGTCATGGTTGGGCGAACCTGCAGAGCGTTCATTTGAACCTGCCGTTTTGCGGCGATGACGAATTTGGACGACTTCATGCGGCGATTCGCTTAATCATGCCGCTGCTGCCGGCGCTCGCGGCGAGTTCGCCGATTTGCGACGGCAAGCCAAGCGGCTTCCTCGATACGCGGATGGAAGTTTACCGGACCAACTCGCAGCGGATTCCGTCGCTAACCGCGGCGATCGTGCCAGAACCGATCTATACTGAAGGGGATTATCAGCGCGAAATCTTCGAGAAGATGTACGCTGATATCCAGCCGCACGATCCCGAAGGAATGTTGCGGTATCCATTTTTGAACGCCCGCGGCGCTATCGCCAGGTTTGATCGCGGCGCGATCGAAATTCGCGTCCTCGATATTCAGGAATGCCCCGCGGCCGACCTGGCGATCTTGCAGGCGATCGTCGCTACGTTAAAAGCGTTGGTCAGCGAAAAGTGGACTTCGTTTACCGAACAACAGTTGGTCGCAACCATGCCGCTGTCGCAACTCTTTTTGGAAACGATCCGCACCGCCGATGTGACTCCCATTACCGACGGCGAACTGCTGCGTCAGTTCGGCTGGTACGATCGACATCGTCCCACCGTCGCCGAATTGTGGCGGCATATCCTGTTGGAATTGGGGCAAAATCCGACGGAGGAAAGCCCGCTCGACGTCATTTTGACCGATGGTCCGCTGGCTCGCCGCATCCTCCAGAAAGCGGGTCACAACCTCTCTCAGTTAAAAATGGTCTACGGCGAATTGGCCGAATGCCTATCGCAAGGATTCATGTTCCGCATGTAGGACTCCAATCTTTGTAGGCGCGAAACGCAAGCCAAGGGGAATGCGTTGGACGTCGGTGCTGAATGGTTGGATCGGACCGCTTCGTTTTTTCGTCGAACTTCAGCGTCCACCAGTCCTGGGCTGGAGCGCCACCCGGCGCTGTCTGGCACAAGGGCGCCTAAAATGCGCAGATTAACGCATGGTCGAAAGTGGATG
The nucleotide sequence above comes from Blastopirellula sp. J2-11. Encoded proteins:
- a CDS encoding glutamate-cysteine ligase family protein; this encodes MSDPLHLFDAYGVELEYMIVDAQSFDVRPIADLLLEKAAGEIISEVELGELAWSNELALHVIELKTNGPAASLDPLTDYFQRHVTQANEYLSSLGARLLPTAMHPWMDPHTVQLWPHDYNPIYQAYNRIFDCRGHGWANLQSVHLNLPFCGDDEFGRLHAAIRLIMPLLPALAASSPICDGKPSGFLDTRMEVYRTNSQRIPSLTAAIVPEPIYTEGDYQREIFEKMYADIQPHDPEGMLRYPFLNARGAIARFDRGAIEIRVLDIQECPAADLAILQAIVATLKALVSEKWTSFTEQQLVATMPLSQLFLETIRTADVTPITDGELLRQFGWYDRHRPTVAELWRHILLELGQNPTEESPLDVILTDGPLARRILQKAGHNLSQLKMVYGELAECLSQGFMFRM
- a CDS encoding RimK family protein → MSVLIVTNTPDDWPAEIENVQVVAANDYLTDSKFSELRGVKVFNLCRSYKYQTIGYYVSLLAEARGHKPLPSVTAVQDLKTHAIVRLASSDLEKLIEKSLAPIKSEKFELSVYFGRNMAHRYDRLCTHLFNQFQTPLLRASFARDKNGWQLKSINAISTNDVPDPHWDFVLEAAQHHFAGRGGSVKKRARARFDMAILHNPDDADKPSNEKALAKFIKAAEAQGIHAEMITRDDYGSIGEFDALFIRETTQVNHHTYRFSRRAAGEGLVVIDDPQSIVRCTNKVFLAEILARHKVATPKTLVVQAETADQIAPQLGFPCVLKEPDSAFSRGVVKVKNEAELGAKLKEFFEHSDLIIAQEFLPTTFDWRIGIIDRQPIYAAKYFMATGHWQIIQQKEGKTRYGKSETIPIELAPRKAVQVALKAANLIGDGLYGVDVKESNGHFSVIEVNDNPNLDAGYEDAILKDELYRRIISVFLRRIEQRKAGLS
- a CDS encoding C39 family peptidase — protein: MAKSLHLDILPQPDETTCGPTCLHAVFRYFDDELPLAQVIRETPKLEEGGTLAVLLGCHALRKGYKATIYTYNLTVFDPSWFYPPTEPLESEEELAAFHKRRLIERLHAQLLVKADPKLHTASRAYIQFLELGGVIAMEDLKASLVRRFLKRDLPILTGLSATYLYGTPREFGDDCKPDDVRGYAVGHFVVLHGYDKEAGTVSVADPYLPNPLGEEHHYDVKIDRLLCAIMLGVLTYDANLLVIEPC
- a CDS encoding purple acid phosphatase family protein; the encoded protein is MSFVDRRRFLQSSLGGISAVALGGGLQADDSASPEGGAPIAPHDSLFLTWRQDPTTTMVIQWIGKSDDATQIAYAPLKDGMWRTAPVIAKPFPDTDRYVLRCELVGLTPGSEYKFLVGDAKQRYRFRTMPAKATKEFCFVSGGDAGTGRHAVNSNRVAANQDPYFVLIGGDLAYDNGASPKTFLKFLQNYSSTMVDSAGRLIPMVSCIGNHEVQGHFGARRDQAGSYLSVFDAFYQDVTYGTLDFGDYLSLVMLDTGHIADIQGEQTDWLEKTLTARAEIPHLFGVNHVPCYPSYRNPEGKDEKLGIGEEQRKLWCPLFEKHKVDVVLEHHDHTFKRTHPLTDGRIDANGVHYLGDGSWGQLRAPKRPEERPYLAKVSQAYHVTVHRLEGDRRFHVAMEDTGKIADVVTTVSKRASKRG